Proteins from one Oryza sativa Japonica Group chromosome 12, ASM3414082v1 genomic window:
- the LOC136354581 gene encoding putative disease resistance protein At3g15700, whose amino-acid sequence MEIIGIKCSGAILISLIRLSKQYAAYFFKARKRVRALEAATERLRERLSDVETRGVNVETKLDSPMRKGMQRRNEVEGWLKRAEHVCVETEKIQAKYGKRTKCMGSLSPCICVNYYMIAKSAAANCQAAEKIYSEGMFEEYGVMVPQASSEVPITDVSLTGTDRYRSLAVKFIRDEAVSKVGLWGPGGVGKTHLLHQINNLFHKNPAFDVVIRVTASKGCSVAKVQDAIVGEQMLVKKDDTESQAVIIYEFLKSKNFLILLDDLWEHVDLDKVGIPNEVISIGNYKQKLLLTTRSESVCGQMGVKNGQRIKIDCLDETDAWHLFKENVGTEIIENHPLVLKLAKDVANELAGLPLALIVVGRAMSTKRHPREWQNCIDFLQQSRLNEIEGPVCNEESVFARLKLSYEYLSDTNLKDCFTSCALWPDDYLLDRNKLSEYWMGLGLVEEEDIHRCYNAGYARIRELVDKCLLEETDDDRLVKMHDVIRDMALWIVGDEGREKNKWVVQTVSHWCNAERILSVGTEMAQLPAISEDQTKLTVLILQNNDLHGSSLEQPASFEPPFGALECMTDLKALGITVGKIKYLNMLCKTSLPVRSLCVIIKSKSLDEWKRFAFSDSLFGNDLIQRNLLELYIYTHEEQIVFESNRPHRSSNLEKLYICGHYFTDMKKKEYLFRSLA is encoded by the exons ATGGAGATCATCGGCATCAAGTGCTCTGGTGCTATCCTGATCTCCTTGATACGCCTCTCGAAACAGTACGCCGCCTACTTCTTCAAAGCCCGCAAGCGTGTGCGCGCTCTCGAAGCTGCCACCGAGCGTTTAAGAGAGAGGCTCAGCGATGTTGAGACTAGGGGTGTAAACG ttgAGACCAAGTTGGACAGCCCTATGCGAAAAGGTATGCAGCGGAGGAATGAAGTTGAAGGATGGCTGAAGCGCGCTGAGCATGTATGTGTGGAGACTGAAAAAATCCAGGCAAAGTATGGTAAGAGGACCAAGTGCATGGGGAGCCTGTCCCCTTGTATCTGTGTAAACTACTACATGATAGCCAAGAGTGCAGCAGCAAACTGTCAGGCTGCAGAGAAGATATACAGTGAGGGCATGTTTGAAGAATATGGTGTCATGGTGCCACAGGCTTCCTCTGAAGTGCCCATAACTGACGTAAGCCTAACTGGTACAGATCGGTATCGCAGCCTCGCTGTCAAGTTCATCAGGGATGAGGCTGTAAGCAAGGTTGGGTTATGGGGCCCTGGAGGTGTGGGAAAGACACATCTGCTCCATCAGATCAacaacttgtttcacaaaaaccCTGCTTTTGATGTTGTTATTCGAGTTACTGCTTCCAAAGGTTGCTCTGTTGCAAAG GTTCAAGACGCAATTGTTGGGGAACAGATGCTGGTGAAGAAGGATGACACAGAATCTCAGGCAGTTATCATATATGAATTTCTCAAAAGTAAAAATTTTCTTATATTATTGGATGATTTGTGGGAACATGTTGATCTTGATAAGGTTGGGATTCCAAACGAAGTTATCTCAATTGGCAATTACAAACAAAAATTGTTGCTAACAACACGCTCTGAAAGTGTTTGTGGCCAAATGGGTGTCAAGAATGGGCAAAGGATTAAAATAGATTGCCTGGATGAAACAGATGCATGGCATCTTTTCAAGGAAAATGTTGGTACTGAAATTATTGAAAATCACCCCCTTGTACTTAAACTGGCAAAAGATGTTGCAAATGAACTCGCTGGACTGCCGTTAGCTCTTATTGTAGTTGGCAGGGCCATGTCTACCAAGAGGCATCCAAGAGAATGGCAGAATTGCATCGACTTTCTTCAGCAATCACGCCTTAATGAGATTGAAGGGCCAGTTTGCAATGAAGAAAGTGTGTTTGCTCGACTGAAACTCAGTTATGAATATCTAAGTGATACTAATTTGAAAGATTGTTTCACATCATGCGCCTTATGGCCTGATGATTATCTGTTAGATAGAAACAAACTATCTGAGTACTGGATGGGACTGGGTCTAGTAGAGGAGGAGGATATTCATAGATGTTACAACGCAGGATATGCACGAATTCGTGAGTTGGTAGACAAGTGCCTTTTGGAGGAAACTGATGATGACAGGCTTGTAAAAATGCACGATGTGATACGTGACATGGCACTTTGGATTGTTGGTGACGAAGGAAGAGAGAAGAATAAATGGGTTGTACAAACAGTATCACATTGGTGTAATGCGGAGCGGATATTATCAGTGGGCACTGAAATGGCACAACTGCCTGCCATTTCTGAGGACCAGACCAAGCTTACTGTGCTGATACTCCAGAATAATGATTTACATGGAAGTTCA TTGGAACAACCTGCTTCTTTTGAACCACCATTTGGTGCTCTTGAATGCATGACAGACTTGAAAGCTCTTGGAATTACTGTAGGCAAGATAAAATACTTGAATATGCTCTGCAAAACCAGCTTACCTGTCAGATCCCTCTGTGTAATCATTAAATCAAAGTCTCTAGACGAATGGAAAAGGTTTGCATTTTCAGACAGTTTGTTCGGAAATGATCTGATACAGAGGAATCTGTTGGAGTTATACATCTACACACATGAGGAACAAATTGTATTTGAAAGCAACAGGCCACATCGAAGTTCTAATCTTGAGAAGCTCTACATATGTGGCCATTACTTCACAGAT ATGAAAAAGAAAGAATATCTCTTTCGCAGCCTTGCCTAA